The following proteins come from a genomic window of Sesamum indicum cultivar Zhongzhi No. 13 linkage group LG10, S_indicum_v1.0, whole genome shotgun sequence:
- the LOC110012711 gene encoding uncharacterized protein LOC110012711 produces MELAGDRSCLKWMLHVDGSSNANNGRAGILIQGPRGIEIEVAARLSFPVTNNEAEYEALVLGLELAHETGARDLEVPRAENDKADALSKFGAAMDEIRGRKITALVRERSTLWKGTEVQVVAETGSWKNEIVKCLGDGTLPSNPIAAKRVKFRATQFTLLAGQLYKRTADGPLLKCLDEERGLYVMREIHEGSCGNHSGVRSLAQKIMRQGYFWPTLVEDSKNFVRKCESCQKFGIPRILISDSGTQFQGRKITEWCKELKIAQHFTAVANPQANGQTKVTNRTILQHLKTRLESKRSWVDELPGVLWAYRTTPRTTTGETPFCLVYGTEAIIPAEIGEESQRVMQYEPETNRNERSFDLIVIEEKREAAYARILHHKGLMMKSHSRRIRPRQLQVGDLVLKKVEASKHVGKLEPP; encoded by the exons ATGGAGCTGGCTGGCGACCGGTCCTGTTTAAAATGGATGCTGCATGTCGATGGGTCTTCAAACGCGAACAATGGCAGAGCAGGCATATTAATCCAAGGACCAAGAGGAATTGAGATTGAAGTCGCGGCTCGCCTTTCATTCCCAGTGACTAACAACGAGGCAGAATACGAGGCTCTGGTGCTGGGCCTAGAGCTCGCTCATGAAACTGGTGCCCGTGACTTGGAG GTACCTAGGGCCGAGAACGACAAGGCAGATGCCTTATCAAAATTTGGAGCTGCAATGGATGAAATTCGAGGTCGAAAAATCACCGCACTAGTGCGCGAGAGATCGACACTATGGAAAGGAACGGAGGTCCAGGTGGTCGCAGAAACGGGGTCCTGGAAGAACGAAATTGTGAAGTGTCTCGGGGACGGTACCTTACCCAGCAATCCCATTGCCGCGAAGAGGGTCAAATTTCGAGCTACCCAATTTACTCTGCTGGCCGGTCAACTCTATAAAAGGACAGCTGACGGACCCCTCTTGAAATGCCTAGACGAGGAGAGAGGCCTTTACGTAATGCGGGAGATACACGAAGGAAGTTGTGGCAATCACTCAGGGGTGAGATCGCTGGCACAGAAAATCATGCGACAAGGGTATTTCTGGCCGACCTTGGTCGAAGACTCTAAGAACTTTGTGAGGAAATGTGAGAGCTGCCAGAA GTTCGGTATACCTAGAATATTGATATCTGACAGTGGCACCCAGTTTCAGGGCAGAAAGATCACAGAATGGTGCAAAGAACTGAAGATCGCGCAGCACTTCACAGCAGTCGCGAACCCTCAGGCGAACGGACAGACCAAGGTGACGAACCGGACGATCTTGCAACACTTGAAGACGCGCCTTGAGAGCAAAAGATCGTGGGTTGACGAGCTGCCTGGAGTCTTGTGGGCTTATCGCACGACTCCACGAACTACCACGGGCGAGACCCCTTTCTGCCTAGTATACGGGACCGAGGCCATCATTCCGGCAGAAATCGGGGAGGAATCGCAAAGAGTCATGCAGTACGAACCCGAGACGAACCGAAATGAGCGAAGCTTCGACCTCATAGTTATTGAAGAAAAGAGGGAGGCCGCATATGCTCGAATTTTGCATCATAAGGGATTGATGATGAAGAGCCACAGTCGCAGAATTCGACCACGCCAATTGCAGGTAGGAGATCTCGTGTTGAAGAAGGTAGAGGCCTCCAAACACGTGGGAAAACTGGAACCACCCTAG